The following are encoded in a window of Microvirga ossetica genomic DNA:
- a CDS encoding MFS transporter — translation MQGETTAETLATAEAASWGSVFALTLCVATLIASEFMPVSLLTPIASDLGVSEGTAGQAIAVSGLFAVLTSLSISSVTRGIDRRTVLLSLTLVMIVSGVMVAFAPNTAVFMAGRALVGVVIGGFWSMSAATVMRLVPESQVPRALGLLNGGNALAVTIAAPLGSFLGQYIGWRGAFFAVVPLAAITLAWLFVSLPSMPAKAGRSGTVFRVLRRRTVPLSMAAVSLLFMGQFILQTYLRPFLETVTGVNTSMLSLILLVIGGAGVVGTYLIGLLLKTRLYSLLIVLPLLMAVIGGALTLLGHSPVATTSLLAMWGLIGTAAPVGWWTWLSKALPEDAEAGGGLMVAVVQLALALGAASGGWLFDHEGYQVTFGFSALVLVIGAAAAGLCAYRVRSDIFRRSQSLEECLP, via the coding sequence ATGCAAGGAGAGACCACGGCAGAAACCCTGGCGACGGCTGAGGCAGCCTCGTGGGGCTCCGTCTTCGCTCTGACGCTCTGTGTCGCGACGCTGATCGCCTCCGAGTTCATGCCGGTCAGCCTCCTGACCCCCATCGCCTCCGATCTTGGAGTGAGCGAGGGAACGGCCGGACAGGCCATCGCCGTGTCGGGGCTGTTCGCCGTCCTGACCAGCCTGTCGATCTCCAGCGTGACCCGCGGCATCGATCGGCGTACGGTGCTGCTGAGCCTCACGCTGGTGATGATCGTCTCGGGCGTGATGGTCGCCTTTGCGCCGAACACCGCCGTCTTCATGGCGGGGCGGGCGCTCGTCGGCGTCGTCATTGGCGGGTTCTGGTCGATGTCGGCGGCGACGGTCATGCGCCTGGTGCCGGAATCACAGGTGCCTCGCGCGCTTGGCCTGCTGAATGGCGGCAACGCGCTTGCAGTCACGATCGCGGCGCCGTTGGGGAGTTTCCTTGGCCAGTATATCGGCTGGCGCGGTGCTTTCTTCGCCGTCGTGCCGCTCGCGGCCATAACGCTTGCTTGGCTGTTCGTCAGCCTGCCGTCGATGCCGGCGAAGGCAGGGAGAAGCGGGACCGTCTTCCGCGTCCTGCGCCGCCGCACCGTTCCGCTCAGCATGGCGGCAGTCTCATTACTCTTCATGGGCCAATTTATCCTCCAGACCTATCTGCGCCCCTTCCTCGAGACGGTGACTGGGGTGAACACGTCGATGCTCTCTCTGATCCTTCTCGTCATCGGCGGGGCCGGTGTGGTTGGGACCTACCTGATCGGGCTCCTGCTCAAGACGCGGCTCTACAGCCTGCTGATCGTCCTGCCGCTGCTCATGGCAGTCATCGGAGGGGCCCTGACCCTGCTCGGTCATTCACCGGTCGCGACGACGTCACTGCTTGCGATGTGGGGGCTGATCGGGACTGCGGCACCGGTTGGCTGGTGGACCTGGCTCAGCAAGGCGCTTCCCGAAGATGCCGAGGCGGGTGGCGGCCTCATGGTGGCCGTGGTCCAGCTCGCGCTCGCGCTCGGCGCGGCATCCGGCGGCTGGCTCTTCGATCACGAGGGATATCAGGTGACCTTTGGGTTCAGTGCCCTCGTTCTGGTGATCGGTGCCGCCGCCGCGGGTCTATGTGCCTACCGGGTTCGATCGGACATCTTCAGACGGAGCCAATCATTGGAGGAGTGCCTGCCATGA
- a CDS encoding IS110 family transposase — protein MQKLNDLSRSLAPLEPDSTLICVIELSLKSWLVAGIVPGVERQPLKKLAIDEDALLKLLHRWRDEAEKAGRRIKRIAVAFEAGRDGFWLARWLRARDIEAHVIHGSSVAVSREHRRAKTDRLDTELLKRAFLGWLRGERDHCKMVAIPTIREEDAKRPNRERLVREQSRIINRMKATLIRLGIRSFNPKLKKAAERLEGLLTPEGEAIPPNTLAELRRDIERRRLVREQIRQIEDARLDRLEQAPCDGPHAMVRLLGRIMGVGIETADMLVQEVLARHLRDRRAVARYGGLTGSPDESGTRRREKGLARSGNARVRRGMIQLAWRFLIFQKNSALAQWFRARTENARGTRKTMIVALARKLLVALWRFVREGIVPDGVVLRPAQ, from the coding sequence ATGCAGAAGCTGAACGACCTGAGCCGGTCCCTCGCTCCCCTCGAACCGGACAGCACACTGATCTGCGTGATCGAACTGAGCCTGAAGAGCTGGCTCGTCGCCGGCATCGTGCCTGGCGTCGAGCGCCAGCCGTTGAAGAAGCTCGCGATCGACGAGGACGCCTTGCTGAAGCTGCTGCATCGATGGCGAGACGAAGCAGAGAAGGCGGGCCGCAGGATCAAGCGCATCGCTGTCGCCTTCGAGGCTGGCCGGGACGGCTTCTGGCTGGCGCGCTGGCTCAGGGCGCGCGACATCGAGGCCCATGTCATTCACGGATCGAGCGTCGCCGTATCGCGTGAACACCGCCGCGCTAAGACCGACCGACTGGACACCGAGCTGCTCAAACGCGCCTTTCTCGGCTGGCTGCGTGGCGAGCGCGATCACTGCAAGATGGTCGCAATCCCGACCATCAGGGAGGAAGATGCCAAGCGGCCCAACCGCGAGCGCCTCGTGCGAGAGCAGAGCCGGATCATCAACCGCATGAAAGCCACGTTGATCCGGCTCGGCATCCGCAGCTTCAATCCCAAGCTGAAGAAGGCCGCCGAACGCCTTGAAGGACTGCTCACCCCCGAGGGCGAGGCGATCCCGCCCAATACCTTGGCTGAGCTCCGTCGCGACATCGAACGCCGGCGGCTCGTGCGCGAGCAGATCCGCCAGATCGAGGATGCCCGCCTGGACCGTCTCGAGCAAGCACCCTGCGACGGGCCCCATGCCATGGTGCGCCTGTTGGGGCGCATCATGGGGGTTGGCATTGAGACGGCCGACATGCTGGTGCAAGAGGTGCTGGCGCGGCACTTGCGCGACCGACGAGCCGTCGCGCGTTATGGGGGCCTCACAGGCTCGCCCGATGAGAGCGGCACAAGACGTCGGGAGAAAGGGCTGGCCCGTTCTGGTAACGCTCGCGTTCGGCGCGGCATGATCCAATTGGCCTGGCGCTTTCTCATCTTCCAGAAGAACAGCGCCTTGGCACAATGGTTTCGAGCCCGCACCGAGAACGCTCGCGGCACGCGCAAGACCATGATTGTGGCTCTGGCGCGCAAGCTCCTGGTCGCCCTGTGGCGGTTCGTGCGAGAGGGAATTGTGCCTGACGGCGTCGTTCTGCGCCCTGCACAATGA
- a CDS encoding tyrosine-type recombinase/integrase, translated as MSETAISPLRQRMIDDMTVRHFVEKTCTDYIRQVRRFAAFLGRSPETASPEDVRQFQLHLTESGVTPPSRTAAVAALRFFFTVTLDRIDLARRLTLVHEPRKVPLVLSPAEVARLLEAAPGPKYKAALSAAYGAGLRVSEVVSLKVCDIDSQRMLIRIEQGKGRKDRYAMLSPQLLELLRDWWRIARPLVWLFPGQNPVNPLTTRQLNRAFHAAAQQAGITKRVSPHTLRHSFATHLLEQNIDIRVIQVLLGHAKLETTALYTRVATSTIRAVMSPLDRLTLLRPEHQPPA; from the coding sequence ATGTCCGAGACAGCCATCAGCCCGCTGCGCCAGCGCATGATCGATGACATGACGGTGCGCCATTTCGTCGAGAAGACCTGCACTGATTACATCCGCCAGGTCAGACGCTTCGCGGCCTTCCTCGGCCGCTCGCCGGAGACCGCCTCGCCTGAGGATGTGCGGCAGTTCCAGTTGCACCTGACCGAAAGCGGCGTGACCCCACCGAGCCGCACCGCGGCGGTCGCGGCCCTGCGCTTCTTCTTCACCGTCACCCTCGATCGGATCGATCTGGCTCGGCGTCTCACCTTGGTCCACGAGCCGCGCAAAGTACCCCTCGTCCTGAGCCCGGCGGAAGTGGCTCGCCTTCTCGAGGCGGCCCCGGGCCCCAAGTACAAGGCAGCTCTGAGCGCGGCCTATGGCGCTGGGCTGCGGGTGTCGGAAGTCGTGTCGCTCAAGGTCTGCGATATCGACTCTCAGCGCATGCTCATCCGCATCGAGCAGGGCAAGGGCCGCAAGGATCGCTATGCGATGCTCTCCCCGCAATTGCTCGAACTCTTGCGCGACTGGTGGCGGATCGCGCGGCCCCTGGTCTGGCTCTTTCCCGGCCAGAACCCGGTCAACCCGCTCACCACGCGCCAGCTCAACCGCGCCTTCCATGCGGCCGCGCAGCAGGCCGGGATCACCAAGCGCGTGAGCCCGCACACGCTCAGGCATAGCTTCGCCACGCATCTGCTGGAACAGAACATCGACATTCGCGTGATCCAGGTCCTGCTCGGGCATGCCAAACTCGAGACCACTGCGCTCTACACCCGTGTCGCCACCTCCACGATCCGCGCCGTCATGAGCCCACTCGATCGGCTTACCCTGCTGAGACCGGAGCATCAGCCGCCCGCGTAA
- a CDS encoding cyclophilin-like fold protein — MTENAFLPLRRALLGAMVASVALPRPSFAQQRNAPTRQGPTDMRIRLTFNGKSMTAALYDNPSARDLMSLLPLDLTIDDYGNNEKIAYLPRKLTEDGSGPFGNERPGDLCYFAPWGNLALFYADYRWDGLIRLGRFEGSFEPLLVRGKFPLRIERIP, encoded by the coding sequence ATGACGGAGAACGCATTCTTGCCGCTTCGCCGCGCGCTGCTCGGGGCGATGGTCGCGAGCGTTGCCCTGCCCAGGCCATCCTTCGCCCAACAAAGGAACGCGCCAACACGTCAGGGACCGACTGACATGAGAATAAGGTTGACCTTCAACGGGAAGAGCATGACCGCGGCCCTGTACGACAATCCGTCGGCACGTGATCTGATGTCCCTGTTGCCGCTGGACCTGACGATCGACGACTACGGCAATAACGAGAAGATTGCCTATCTCCCGCGCAAGCTCACGGAGGATGGCAGCGGCCCGTTCGGCAACGAGAGGCCGGGTGATCTGTGCTACTTCGCGCCGTGGGGGAACCTAGCACTGTTCTACGCCGATTATCGCTGGGACGGGCTGATCCGGCTCGGCCGCTTCGAGGGTAGCTTCGAGCCCTTGCTTGTGCGGGGGAAATTCCCGCTCAGGATCGAGCGCATTCCCTGA
- a CDS encoding IS91 family transposase: MARPGPEVADIFRDHGPAWRRANAGHMSLGQLKVMSAIETCRTAALGGHVARCADCTYTTIAYNSCRNRHCPKCQGAAARDWLAQREAELLPVPYFPVVFTLPAALAALAFPNKAVIYDLLFKAAAETTLTIAADPKHLGARIGLTAVLHTWGSAMTHHPHVHMIVPGGGLSPDGTRWIACRPNFFLPVRILSKLFRRLILEKLATAYAAGQLRFFGDHADLTGPKAFAAFLARLRKIRWFVYAKRPFAGPEAVLAYLARYTHRVAISNSRLIRADDSGVTFTWKDYRVEGRARCKTMTLAVDEFIRRFLLHVLPRGFHRIRHYGLFAHGSRAANLTRARALLGAREPCATVTADPTGATAPPCLTQPCPCCGGRMIIIERFARGSSPIHRPSSPSAVIRVDTS; encoded by the coding sequence TTGGCCCGTCCAGGGCCGGAGGTCGCGGACATCTTCCGCGACCATGGACCGGCGTGGCGCCGCGCCAATGCCGGGCATATGAGCCTCGGCCAGCTCAAGGTGATGAGCGCAATCGAGACCTGCCGCACGGCGGCTCTCGGCGGGCACGTCGCGCGCTGCGCAGACTGCACGTACACGACCATCGCCTATAACTCCTGCCGCAATCGGCACTGCCCCAAATGCCAGGGCGCGGCGGCCCGGGACTGGCTCGCACAGCGCGAAGCCGAACTGCTGCCCGTGCCCTACTTCCCCGTGGTGTTCACACTGCCAGCCGCTCTCGCCGCTCTCGCCTTTCCCAACAAGGCCGTGATCTACGATCTCCTGTTCAAGGCCGCGGCCGAGACGACCCTTACCATCGCGGCCGATCCCAAGCATCTCGGGGCGCGGATCGGCCTCACCGCCGTGCTGCACACCTGGGGCTCGGCGATGACGCATCACCCGCACGTGCACATGATCGTGCCGGGCGGTGGGCTGTCCCCTGACGGCACGCGATGGATCGCATGCCGGCCGAACTTCTTCCTGCCCGTGCGGATCCTTTCAAAGCTGTTCCGGCGGCTGATCCTGGAGAAGCTCGCCACGGCCTATGCGGCCGGGCAACTGCGGTTCTTCGGCGACCACGCGGATCTGACCGGTCCCAAAGCGTTCGCAGCTTTCCTGGCTCGTCTGCGCAAGATCAGGTGGTTCGTCTATGCCAAGCGGCCGTTTGCCGGACCGGAGGCCGTTCTGGCCTACCTCGCCCGCTACACGCACCGGGTTGCGATCTCGAACAGCCGGCTGATCCGCGCCGACGACAGCGGCGTGACGTTCACCTGGAAGGACTATCGGGTTGAGGGTCGCGCCCGCTGCAAGACGATGACGCTGGCTGTCGACGAGTTCATCCGCCGCTTCCTGCTTCACGTGCTCCCGCGCGGCTTTCATCGCATCCGGCATTATGGCCTCTTCGCTCACGGCTCACGCGCCGCCAACCTGACGCGAGCCCGCGCGCTGCTTGGTGCGCGTGAGCCCTGTGCAACGGTGACCGCAGACCCGACTGGCGCCACAGCTCCACCATGCCTGACGCAGCCCTGTCCCTGCTGCGGCGGGCGCATGATCATCATCGAGCGGTTCGCGCGCGGGTCTTCGCCAATACACCGGCCATCGTCCCCGAGTGCTGTGATCCGGGTCGACACCTCATGA
- a CDS encoding LysR family transcriptional regulator, which translates to MFRENVSDLVAFITVAREGSFTRAAVRLGVSQPALSQAMRGLEERLGLRLLNRTTRSVAPTEAGERLLRSIEPQFAQIEGSLLALTQLRDKPSGIVRITSTQHAAETVLWPRLSKVMRDYPDITIELVTDEGLTDIVSARFDAGVRVGEFVEKDMIAVRIGPEMRQAIVGTPDYFKTHPVPKRPEDLTNHRCINLRRVTRGGYFPWEFEKRGREINVRVEGQVAVNSLELARNAVLDGLGLAYLPEDLVEEQIARKQLVRVLEDWCEPYPGYHLYYPSSRQHAPAFAVVLEALRFRG; encoded by the coding sequence ATGTTTCGGGAGAATGTTAGCGATCTGGTCGCGTTCATCACCGTCGCGCGCGAGGGCAGTTTTACCCGGGCTGCGGTCCGGCTCGGCGTCTCCCAGCCAGCCCTGAGCCAGGCCATGAGAGGGCTCGAGGAGCGGTTGGGGCTGCGGCTCCTGAACCGGACCACGCGCAGCGTCGCGCCTACCGAGGCCGGCGAGCGCCTGCTGCGCAGCATCGAGCCGCAGTTCGCGCAGATCGAAGGAAGCCTCTTGGCGCTCACGCAGCTGAGGGACAAGCCGTCAGGCATCGTTCGCATCACGTCGACCCAGCATGCGGCCGAGACCGTGCTCTGGCCACGGCTCTCGAAAGTGATGCGCGACTACCCTGACATTACGATCGAACTCGTGACTGACGAGGGCCTCACCGACATCGTGAGCGCACGTTTCGATGCCGGTGTCCGGGTGGGCGAGTTCGTCGAGAAGGATATGATCGCGGTACGCATCGGCCCGGAAATGCGGCAGGCGATCGTCGGAACGCCGGATTATTTCAAGACGCATCCTGTGCCAAAGCGTCCGGAAGACCTCACCAATCACCGCTGCATCAACCTGCGACGGGTCACGCGAGGTGGGTATTTTCCCTGGGAATTCGAGAAGCGCGGACGCGAAATCAACGTGCGCGTCGAGGGGCAGGTTGCTGTCAACAGCCTGGAGCTTGCACGCAATGCCGTCTTGGACGGGCTTGGGCTGGCTTACCTACCCGAGGACCTCGTCGAAGAGCAGATTGCGAGAAAGCAGCTCGTACGGGTCCTGGAAGATTGGTGCGAACCGTATCCGGGCTACCACCTCTATTACCCAAGCAGCCGTCAACATGCCCCCGCGTTTGCTGTCGTGCTGGAAGCGCTTCGCTTTCGCGGCTGA
- a CDS encoding alpha/beta hydrolase: MKEFALSLAIMLGSVSGFAVSASPASAQDMSNGAANFYKSDRVDVKSVTFRNQYNMMVTGHLFTPKDMRPNVKLAAIVVGHPMGAVKEQSADLYATKMAEQGFVTLSIDLSFWGESEGNPGHLVAPDIYTDDFSAAVDFLSTQSFVDQERIGALGICGSGSFVISAAKIDPRMKAIATVSMYDMGAAFRNGLKQSVTIEQRKDFIQKATAQRLVEFAGGETQYIPGTVNELTESTDPIQREFFDFYRTPRGAYTPKGQQAELTTKPTLSSIVKFANFYPFNDIETISPRPMLFITGDKAHSREFSEDAYKRAGEPKELYIVPNAGHVDLYDRVNLIPFEKLTDFFRGKLSS; encoded by the coding sequence ATGAAGGAATTCGCCTTAAGCCTCGCAATCATGCTGGGATCCGTCTCCGGCTTCGCTGTCAGCGCCTCTCCGGCATCGGCTCAGGACATGTCGAACGGTGCTGCCAACTTCTACAAGAGCGATCGGGTCGACGTGAAGAGCGTCACCTTCCGCAACCAGTACAACATGATGGTGACGGGTCATCTCTTCACGCCCAAGGACATGCGGCCGAACGTGAAGCTGGCCGCGATCGTCGTCGGGCACCCGATGGGCGCGGTGAAGGAGCAGAGCGCCGATCTCTATGCCACCAAGATGGCCGAGCAGGGGTTCGTGACGCTCTCCATCGACCTATCCTTCTGGGGCGAGAGCGAGGGCAATCCCGGTCACCTGGTCGCCCCGGATATCTATACCGACGACTTCAGTGCCGCGGTGGACTTCCTGAGCACGCAGTCCTTCGTCGATCAGGAGCGCATCGGCGCGCTCGGCATTTGTGGCAGCGGCAGCTTCGTCATCAGCGCAGCCAAGATCGATCCGCGCATGAAGGCGATCGCAACCGTCAGCATGTACGACATGGGCGCCGCCTTCCGGAATGGGTTGAAGCAGTCAGTCACGATCGAACAGCGCAAAGACTTCATTCAGAAGGCAACGGCTCAGCGCCTGGTCGAATTCGCCGGTGGTGAGACGCAGTACATTCCGGGCACAGTCAACGAGCTCACTGAGAGCACCGATCCGATCCAGCGCGAGTTCTTCGATTTCTACCGGACGCCCAGAGGCGCCTACACTCCGAAGGGGCAGCAGGCGGAACTGACCACGAAGCCGACCCTGAGCAGCATCGTCAAGTTCGCGAACTTCTACCCGTTCAACGACATCGAGACGATCTCACCGCGGCCGATGCTCTTCATCACGGGCGACAAGGCGCATTCGCGGGAGTTCAGCGAGGATGCCTACAAGCGGGCAGGCGAGCCGAAGGAGCTCTACATCGTTCCGAACGCAGGTCACGTCGACCTCTACGACCGGGTGAACCTGATCCCGTTCGAGAAGCTGACCGACTTCTTCCGCGGGAAGCTGAGCTCGTAA